AGCCTGCAAAATACTaataactatatagctatgatTCTTATCTGTCTTTTCTTCATTTGTTCTGCTGTTTACAGTCTTCCTGTTAAAGGTAAGTTGTGTAATTTTTCTGTGAGGCTCTATATAGACATGCTTATGTACAGCTAGTTATTTTCAGGGGCTAACGTGAGCCTATTTGTCAACAATAAAGTGAACATGGCTTGTTCGGTTAATGTCAGTGTGATGCTGATTTGTGAAGGAGTGAATCTTGCACAATTGCAATGGAGCTATAGGAGCTCTAATTCTCCTGAAATGATTAAACTCGGTATTCCGTTCCTTCCTGATTATCGTGCTAATATTACTGCTGTTGAGGCTATCAATAATCCTGCTGTTTTGGCAGTTCAACTAGTCACTGTTTCTAAATATGCTGATCAATCACGTGCAAATTTTTCATCCCTTCTTTTTGTTGATCTGTTGAAACTAGAAAATCAGGAAATTACTAGCATAATATGTGGTGATGTTAGTACCTATGAGGAAAAGTTGGTATCTGATATTATAGTGTGGGATCTTGTTAATACGAAGATTACTGCCATGTACTGGCTAGGGGCTCTGACTAGTGTAGAAGTACATCTGAGGAGTTTAGTAAGTTGTTCATAAATACTGAATGCATACAATTTATGTAATCTCTTTAGTTAATGTGTTCTTCAGTTCTTGTGTACACCATGTCGATTAATGGATCAGATGAGATCAAAATTGTGAAGAGTTGTGTCGGTCCGTTCTGTGAGGTCAGATTTTCCTCCATAAGAACCATTGTGAGAGAGTACAACATTGAACTGAGTTTGTTTACTACTAGATTGTCTAGGAATAATACAAACCTGTACACATTTCTAATAGGTGagacataaattattattacatcGTACTCTCTTATAATACAGCTATTTATATATAGGGCTCAAAAGTGCAGATTACTTTCATAATCAAGTTAATTCAACTAACTGTCTCTATTCAGTCAGTTGTGCAGTTATTCAAAACGACTCTACTTGTACTATACGACACACAACACTGAGTAATCAGCCTATTAATAGCACGGGAATGTTGAAAATTCCACATTCAAATCCTGGTACAGTCCACACATTTGCGTTTTCAATGGAGGCAAACAAAAATTTACGTATCAAAGAAAACATATCTgttacaggtataattataggtttggTTCATTTAAttgttctataattatcatgttatTTACAGATGGAATCCCTTTTGGGACAAAACCAATTGCCATTGTTATCACAACTTCACTGTTCCTCCTTTTGACAGCCATTCATTTCTTGTTACTACTTATAGGAGGTGAGTTACCATTGACTACACATGACCAATTCATCTCTAATATAATTGCCCGTGCAGCTTGTTGTAAGGTGAAGGCATTTGTCTATAGGAAGAAATATCTTGTTGCTTCCTTGGTGATCCTACTTGTGCTGCTTTTCATTTGCATTTCTTCATTATTTGCCTTTGGAATCATTTCGTATGGTAAATGTAGATAGTCTTAGTAGAATACGTCttattagatcatgtttgtcataaatactgcaatctgattggttagaggaaatgttctatccaatttagaaaatcatgtacttcaatagaaaatcatgtactccacttagaaaatcatgtagcaaagattagataagaactttcaaatctgattggctaaatactcacaGTTGCTATggtctaaaatgcttagacactgtttaggaagtttccacatgatttggaagtcctcagggctagtagaaccctcactgcgttcgggatactacaaccagccctttgggcttctaaatcatatggaaacttcctaaacagtgtctaactattatgtagaaTACTTTTATGCTATATAGCCAGTTGTCCTTACACATTTTCCCATAGGTACACAATGCAGTCAGATTAGGTTGACACTTCACAACAGTATGCTTGTTACAATGCTGATAATATCGTGTTTGGGAATAACAATTTTGATTACTATTTGGAGTTTTATTGGACACGGGGTGTACAAACATTGCAGTAAGTTTCACTTTCTTTTTCCTAACTTGACTATAATACCTATTACGACTGGATATCATGGTATAACTTTATCCCATGTATGTGATTTCTTATTCAGAATCCACATTACGATCAGAAAACAGAGATCTTAGGTATGCtcaaaggaaacgttttgGTGCTTCATTATTTTTTCAAAACTACTTAGTAATTGTATATACCAAACTTGTATAGGAACACACAGCTGGATCATGACTCTAAAACGGATGCTTATTGCACAACACAAGGCAGGAATGCCTATCTTAATCAGGTTCAATGTCTTACTGATATTTTACGCCATTTTTTATACAAGCTTGTGATTTAACAGACGGCAGCCAGCTCTAAATACCCTGGAAGGGATGTGAAGTCTAGAGACTGTCAAAAGGTAAAATACTCAAACTGCTACTAATGTTTTAATTCCTTTGTGTTATAGAAAAGTCAGTATGATATGCTGGAGCACCCGTTGACAAACAGATTTTCATCCTATAGTTGTGATGTAAAGAACGACTTTTATGGGACCCTAAATGAGGTAATTATTGCATGCGTAAGCAATTGagcatggcatgcatgcacttgtgtTGTTAATGTGCATtattgctatatatagctttatATATTTGCAGGAAGCATTGATTGAGCTGAAGTTGGGAGGTGATCCCTATGAACAGCTGAGACCTGGTGAAAAGTCAAGACCCGTGCCAAACCTGACAGACACTAGCTACTCCCACAATCCAAAGAGAAAGTCCAAACAAATTTTAACTGCAGCACCTGATGTTGTTTTCAGAAGTAGAAGTGAGGTAAATAGTTAGTCTTATTGTGCCATTGGGTTTTGTGAAATTTCTTTCTTTTAGGATGAATATGATGTTCTTAGTCGGCAAAGCATTAACTTTCAAGATGCAACCAACGGCAGCAGACTTCACTCCTTTTATGGAGAGCTCAGTCAGGTAAGCACAAACATTGTGTTGTAAATTTCAATcgcatcatcatgcatgcgcTGTAACAATTACAGGCATCCATTGAGCCTTCTGGAGCTGGACTCTATCTCCAGCTGCGCCATGGTGAGAAGTCAAAGCCAGTGCCCAATATGGACGATCCTACCTACTCACATGTGCATATCGAACCTGAAGTAGAAGGGTCGCAAGCGAAACCTAATTAAGAGATCCAAGACAACAAAGACTGCACAACATTAGTTTTGTTAAGACTATTATTGTACTCACAGTGTATAGTTTTCGTTATGTATAGCTATTATGTCttgtatatagttatacttAGTCTGTCAAATAACCCATGACCCTGCTGCGATGAAATGATCAACCCCATGTagaattttgctgcatgcatagttgAGTAATGACTTTCATAATGGGTCTTGCATGCGTGGATCATTCTTGTGGGGATTCTGGTGAACCCTCATGAATTCATATGAGTACCACCCTTTTCTAGGAAAACAAATCATGTGTTTGAGCTCATCAAAATTCCCTAGAGCTATACTGCTATAGGTGAATATCGTTGTCACTTGCATGTGCTTTGTACGTGTGTTTCATGCATGGGCAtccaatgtcatgtacatctATCCATATATTATATCTACAAACAATTACGGCATTGAATGATGTGAATTAGTTTGCTAtacttctataattatataggtgaaTATTAATAATTGCTttcacatgcatgattgtgtacTAAGGGGTAaaacactgttacagtaactACGGAACTCTGATGCTTATACACTGAACTTGCATATTCTCTTTGttaggtgggtgtggtgtgggggctGGCATTTTTGCTTTGAGCTCCATGCAGTGCTTCCAAAATTGTCATAATTCTTTGAAAACACAGcttacatcatttgaaatagCTATAGAAACTTTCATTTCCAAGTTCGTAAATTagaaataaattattacataccgtatagcgcgaaattttcgaggcacttatatttcgtggattagcctctaaaagcattttgttgcacaatgttcgcggaatgactgcttaccggaagccacgcctttaaattaaaatctttgcacgttatagcaggtaattctaattaaagaacaattttcgtagactttattttcgtgtaggattgctaacccacgaaatccgcgaaaaattaagcccctcgaaagtttcgcgctatacggtcgGTATAACTGCTTAACGATTGAGTTTGAAGTGTTGGATCATGGTTGGATTATTATACTAACACAATATTTGATAATTAGCATTATTGTGTACGAGTTAATATACAGTTGTaatggtgctataattatatgcaccacACA
This is a stretch of genomic DNA from Halichondria panicea chromosome 1, odHalPani1.1, whole genome shotgun sequence. It encodes these proteins:
- the LOC135351027 gene encoding uncharacterized protein LOC135351027, producing MILICLFFICSAVYSLPVKGANVSLFVNNKVNMACSVNVSVMLICEGVNLAQLQWSYRSSNSPEMIKLGIPFLPDYRANITAVEAINNPAVLAVQLVTVSKYADQSRANFSSLLFVDLLKLENQEITSIICGDVSTYEEKLVSDIIVWDLVNTKITAMYWLGALTSVEVHLRSLLMCSSVLVYTMSINGSDEIKIVKSCVGPFCEVRFSSIRTIVREYNIELSLFTTRLSRNNTNLYTFLIGLKSADYFHNQVNSTNCLYSVSCAVIQNDSTCTIRHTTLSNQPINSTGMLKIPHSNPGTVHTFAFSMEANKNLRIKENISVTDGIPFGTKPIAIVITTSLFLLLTAIHFLLLLIGACCKVKAFVYRKKYLVASLVILLVLLFICISSLFAFGIISYGTQCSQIRLTLHNSMLVTMLIISCLGITILITIWSFIGHGVYKHCKSTLRSENRDLRNTQLDHDSKTDAYCTTQGRNAYLNQTAASSKYPGRDVKSRDCQKKSQYDMLEHPLTNRFSSYSCDVKNDFYGTLNEEALIELKLGGDPYEQLRPGEKSRPVPNLTDTSYSHNPKRKSKQILTAAPDVVFRSRSEDEYDVLSRQSINFQDATNGSRLHSFYGELSQASIEPSGAGLYLQLRHGEKSKPVPNMDDPTYSHVHIEPEVEGSQAKPN